A single genomic interval of Mycobacterium sp. DL592 harbors:
- a CDS encoding universal stress protein — MPESSTAPSVVVGVDGSRGALRAALWAVDEALSRDIPLRLIAAISPHDADPDEDARLLAGAESATQHAANAVEATERPVKIEVEILRGKPTATLVEASRTAAMICVGAVGIKHFDHNRIGSTAVSLVSSAHCPVAIVRGSDRAAPPKPGWIVVDLDETPDSAAVLACGVEEARLRGASLRVLGSWQSRYTDVHDTHAVADGNRMVRAQLDRRITRWKHRYPDLDVKPVAVHGSVLNYLAKHGPDIQLVVVGARNAESIEELLGPTGSAALHNTDCSVLVADRQRLL, encoded by the coding sequence ATGCCCGAATCCAGCACAGCCCCGTCGGTCGTCGTCGGCGTCGACGGATCGCGAGGAGCGCTGCGGGCCGCACTGTGGGCCGTCGACGAGGCACTCAGCCGTGACATCCCGCTGCGCCTGATCGCTGCGATCAGCCCACACGATGCCGACCCCGACGAGGACGCCCGGCTGCTTGCCGGCGCCGAATCAGCCACCCAGCACGCGGCCAACGCCGTCGAGGCGACCGAGCGGCCGGTCAAGATCGAGGTCGAAATCCTGCGCGGCAAGCCGACGGCCACCCTGGTCGAAGCCTCGCGGACCGCGGCGATGATCTGCGTGGGCGCGGTCGGGATCAAACACTTCGACCACAACCGGATCGGTTCGACCGCGGTCTCCCTGGTCAGCTCCGCGCACTGCCCGGTGGCCATCGTCCGCGGCTCGGACCGCGCCGCACCACCGAAACCGGGCTGGATCGTCGTCGACCTCGACGAAACACCGGACAGCGCGGCGGTGCTGGCGTGCGGTGTCGAAGAGGCACGGCTGCGCGGCGCCTCGTTGCGGGTGCTCGGCTCGTGGCAGTCGCGCTACACCGATGTCCACGACACCCACGCGGTGGCCGACGGCAACCGGATGGTGCGCGCCCAGCTGGACCGGCGGATCACCCGGTGGAAGCACCGCTACCCCGACCTGGACGTCAAACCGGTCGCCGTGCACGGCAGCGTGCTGAACTACCTGGCCAAGCACGGGCCCGACATCCAGCTCGTGGTGGTCGGTGCCCGCAACGCCGAGAGCATCGAGGAACTGCTGGGACCGACGGGCTCGGCGGCCCTGCACAACACCGATTGCTCAGTACTGGTCGCCGACCGGCAACGCTTGTTGTGA